One Ricinus communis isolate WT05 ecotype wild-type chromosome 2, ASM1957865v1, whole genome shotgun sequence DNA segment encodes these proteins:
- the LOC112536870 gene encoding uncharacterized protein LOC112536870, with the protein MAPKTRARKEKSKNVTLNSNEDEVNMLTMYGAPFEIKSHEEGSSSGASSSEINEEPIEEEREAHENNEEGGSQGWQPVLSQSMNTNLDVGLMLLMHAWLMWKGFNVGKPTSLIATLSQ; encoded by the exons ATGGCACCAAAAACAAGAGCAAGGAAGGAGAAAAGTAAGAATGTTACTTTAAATTCTAACGAAGATGAAGTTAATATGTTGACCATGTATGGAGCCCCTTTTGAAATCAAGTCTCATGAAGAAG GCTCTAGTAGTGGAGCAAGTAGCAGTGAGATTAATGAAGAGCCAATAGAGGAAGAAAGGGAGGCACATGAAAACAATGAAGAGGGTGGTAGTCAAGGATGGCAACCAGTCTTGTCTCAGTCCATGAACACTAACTTGGATGTAGGCTTGATGCTTTTGATGCATGCTTGGCTAATGTGGAAAGGATTCAATGTCGGCAAGCCTACAAGCTTGATTGCTACACTGAGTCAGTGA
- the LOC8281300 gene encoding uncharacterized protein LOC8281300 — MRKDRTTGHRRSARISALEEKARILALEKLARSNASISSSPPPPGSRKRGRKCKSLQAVVVNSVTTSPHQEGEDSKHEDNAGKAELLEKSSSPQRLPKKQTLEFVLDILQRRDTEEIFAQPVDPEEVIGYYNIIKEPMDFGTMRAKLQEGLYTSLEQFERDVFLISSNAMKFNSSTTVYYTEARAISELAQRLFHSLRTEPENFQLEYSRTRRRPGRKAQSEAGGSHTKPAKPGSSNDGVSLNDPTLRRPTPAFLGPPYPKPFAGQLHNGMLSVSRDGRTSSLPTTERRMSYSSPALFRNENEKIVSAVYNAPKSLANVTQSGIPYVDSLTRFAKDLGPTAQNVANKKLGMYPIEAAANSASWNPSSFGRTADCLFPKPPAFPSPANLNGRGNEGQMPYNFIPNTSASYKGKMVCTNGGTSTYGGESIPNYNSLGTRPYTTNGGLTDYNLLGQEGANTSRNTGGCVFPTEKATGTGDSMDLLIATLNQIGAIQNRNNHTPSGTYYPLTGYADLPPASSQINNMAQPWLLNKPSESSCLPYSSDSRATTSLYPSGEGTSAAAPAALNQNYMAQTIQSVQPEEWKQSALWGLPPICDLPVLQTNFNDQQIPLMQQQQSPQVPLAQDIPSFNTMNFLGGANPQGYHRAESSNAQCFWNTHQSSLMSNKQPDLDLQL, encoded by the exons ATGAGGAAGGACAGAACAACAGGACACAGGAGGAGCGCTAGAATATCAGCATTGGAGGAAAAGGCACGTATTCTAGCTCTAGAGAAGCTCGCAAGGAGCAATGCCAGCATTAGTTCATCACCGCCGCCACCAGGTTCTAGAAAAAGGGGACGCAAATGCAAAAGTCTTCAAGCAGTGGTCGTTAATTCTGTTACTACCTCTCCTCATCAG GAAGGAGAAGACTCGAAACATGAAGACAATGCGGGAAAAGCTG AACTATTGGAGAAATCATCATCTCCGCAACGGCTGCCTAAGAAACAGACACTTGAATTTGTACTTGACATACTGCAGAG GAGAGACACAGAAGAGATATTCGCGCAGCCAGTTGACCCTGAAGAG GTGATTGGATATTACAATATCATTAAAGAGCCAATGGATTTCGGCACGATGAGGGCTAAACTTCAGGAAGGACTGTATACAAGTTTGGAACAATTTGAG CGCGATGTGTTTCTGATATCCAGCAATGCAATGAAGTTCAATTCTTCAACTACAGTGTATTACACAGAG GCTCGAGCTATAAGTGAATTGGCTCAACGCCTTTTCCATTCATTGAGAACTGAACCTGAAAACTTTCAACTGGAGTATTCCCGGACGAGAAGACGCCCTGGCAGGAAAGCACAAAGTGAAGCTGGAGGTTCACACACCAAGCCTGCTAAACCTGGTAGTTCCAACGATGGTGTCTCCTTAAATGATCCAACTCTGAGGAGACCTACCCCAGCATTCCTTGGTCCACCCTATCCGAAACCTTTTGCTGGCCAATTGCATAATGGAATGCTTTCTG TGTCAAGAGATGGTAGGACTTCAAGTTTGCCCACAACTGAAAGACGTATGTCATATTCGTCACCGGCTCTGTTCCGCAATGAGAATGAGAAGATAGTTTCAGCAGTTTATAATGCTCCAAAATCACTTGCCAAT GTTACACAATCAGGTATCCCTTATGTGGATAGTCTGACGCGATTTGCTAAAGATTTAGGACCAACAGCACAAAATGTGGCGAACAAGAAACTAGGAATGTATCCAATAGAAGCAGCTGCAAATAGTGCTTCCTGGAATCCATCATCTTTTGGCAGGACTGCTGATTGTCTGTTTCCTAAACCACCTGCCTTCCCAAGTCCTGCAAATCTGAATGGGAGAGGTAATGAAGGTCAAATgccttataattttattcctAATACTTCTGCTTCTTATAAAGGGAAGATGGTCTGCACCAATGGAGGAACTAGTACTTATGGAGGAGAATCGATCCCCAATTACAATAGCTTGGGAACAAGGCCTTACACTACTAATGGTGGTCTTACTGATTATAATTTGCTGGGGCAAGAGGGTGCTAATACAAGCAGAAATACAGGAGGTTGTGTTTTTCCAACCGAGAAAGCAACAGGAACTGGTGATAGCATGGACCTTCTTATCGCAACCCTTAATCAGATTGGTGCTATTCAAAACCGAAATAACCATACTCCATCAGGAACTTATTACCCTCTTACCGGGTATGCAGATTTGCCTCCTGCTTCATCTCAGATCAACAACATGGCTCAGCCATGGCTGCTAAATAAACCTTCTGAGTCATCCTGCTTGCCTTATTCAAGTGATAGTAGAGCCACCACCTCTTTATATCCGAGTGGGGAAGGGACAAGTGCTGCTGCTCCAGCTGCACTAAACCAGAATTATATGGCTCAAACTATCCAGTCTGTTCAACCAGAGGAATGGAAGCAATCGGCATTATGGGGTCTGCCACCGATATGTGATCTTCCAGTCTTGCAAACAAATTTTAATGATCAGCAGATACCATTGATGCAGCAACAACAATCACCACAAGTCCCATTGGCTCAGGATATACCTTCGTTCAATACGATGAACTTTCTTGGAGGAGCAAATCCGCAAGGTTATCATCGAGCAGAGTCATCTAATGCTCAATGCTTTTGGAACACTCATCAATCATCCTTGATGAGTAACAAGCAGCCTGATTTGGATCTTCAGCTTTGA